Proteins found in one Enterococcus sp. 9D6_DIV0238 genomic segment:
- a CDS encoding DUF1310 family protein: protein MKDTDIDNQELSEIKKIKRRTLVAFLGVFLIIVIGTGGKIYMDNKRFHDKMVNVVKSSQAKKEIELGLTDIDSKALTPEGIINSYEIDYGSIEHNPMGAIMFDVIINGNDKLIASFDLNKHSNTLEYGGIVLSENSSDLIDEVTYD, encoded by the coding sequence TTGAAAGATACAGACATCGACAATCAAGAACTTTCAGAGATCAAAAAAATAAAACGGAGGACATTAGTTGCCTTTCTAGGAGTGTTTTTGATAATTGTTATTGGAACAGGAGGAAAAATATATATGGATAACAAAAGGTTTCATGATAAGATGGTGAATGTGGTAAAGAGCAGTCAAGCAAAAAAAGAAATAGAGTTAGGGTTAACAGATATTGATTCAAAAGCATTGACACCAGAAGGAATTATAAATTCCTATGAAATAGATTACGGTAGTATTGAACATAATCCTATGGGGGCTATTATGTTTGATGTAATTATTAATGGCAATGATAAGCTTATTGCTAGTTTTGATTTGAATAAACATTCCAATACACTAGAGTATGGCGGAATTGTACTCTCAGAAAACTCATCAGATTTAATTGATGAGGTGACATATGACTAA
- a CDS encoding DUF1002 domain-containing protein, whose product MKHKQKKLALAMTLLLISAGVYNGTTAFATQQTSTEITATSESTTTTSSSEKVLQINAVALGNALTQEQKDYTLKALGAKGETPTYTTNGADLMSFIPDGGFNAEWAVYSSVRMETQKKGSGITVDIATPENITKITAAQYQNAALTAGISDAKLTVASAVPIDGSGALAGVYKIVEESGGIINRDRVGVAQDEMDVLSKITEENKDKEGYSDEALNAAQEEAKKELAAKTADGTKLTKEDIQQAVDNALKSQGIQDVMTSDQVNELTTLMSDMKDKNIFDDFVNQLDLTKTKEQLQEKSKGLWENIKSFFSGLWDSITGK is encoded by the coding sequence ATGAAACATAAACAAAAAAAACTCGCACTTGCGATGACCTTACTTTTGATTTCAGCAGGTGTCTATAATGGAACCACAGCTTTTGCCACACAACAAACGTCAACTGAAATTACTGCAACTAGTGAATCTACGACAACAACAAGCAGCTCTGAAAAAGTACTTCAAATCAATGCAGTTGCTTTAGGAAACGCCTTAACACAGGAACAAAAAGACTATACCTTGAAAGCACTTGGTGCAAAGGGCGAAACACCAACTTATACTACAAATGGCGCTGATTTGATGAGCTTCATCCCAGACGGTGGTTTTAACGCAGAATGGGCAGTATACAGCTCGGTTCGGATGGAAACCCAGAAAAAAGGTTCAGGTATCACAGTAGATATTGCGACACCTGAAAATATCACGAAAATCACTGCCGCTCAATACCAAAATGCCGCCTTGACGGCTGGTATCTCTGATGCCAAATTGACCGTTGCTTCCGCTGTACCGATCGATGGTTCTGGCGCATTGGCTGGTGTCTATAAGATCGTTGAAGAATCTGGCGGCATCATCAATCGTGACCGTGTTGGCGTAGCGCAAGATGAAATGGACGTTTTATCTAAGATCACAGAGGAAAATAAAGACAAAGAAGGTTATTCGGATGAAGCGCTAAATGCAGCTCAGGAAGAAGCCAAAAAAGAGTTAGCAGCTAAAACAGCTGATGGCACAAAGTTAACCAAGGAAGATATCCAGCAAGCAGTTGATAATGCATTAAAAAGCCAAGGCATCCAAGATGTCATGACCTCAGATCAAGTCAATGAATTGACTACCTTGATGAGTGACATGAAGGATAAAAACATTTTTGATGACTTTGTGAACCAACTAGATTTAACCAAAACGAAGGAACAACTTCAAGAAAAATCTAAGGGACTTTGGGAAAATATCAAAAGCTTCTTTAGTGGTCTTTGGGATTCGATCACAGGGAAATAG
- a CDS encoding S8/S53 family peptidase: MKPIYRNTRTIIVCLFLLISFYLTIRKISTNRPSTFNYEIFSKRYSDSNKLKKRTVKVGLIDGLVDDKHSAFFKLAKFNRKKIVATNHNQDTLHASSVLSVISQNFHSDKSYGIADPKYLEVYNAAVLSNGICKQADLISAIEWCVDKQVEIINISIAFNTFSGEIESLIEKGRKQGIIFVFSNGNFDTTERQIESKENLFFIGATDDHFNKSMMNSNNNADFYFPGSKIKAIVNDLGEYANVKGTTYSTAIATGILVDKLQKSAVKEEINFTDLSKYLKSVEVINK; encoded by the coding sequence TTGAAACCAATTTATAGAAATACTAGAACAATAATTGTTTGTTTATTTCTCTTAATTTCGTTTTATCTAACTATAAGAAAAATTTCTACAAATAGACCATCTACATTCAATTATGAAATTTTTTCAAAAAGGTATTCAGATTCTAATAAGCTAAAAAAACGAACAGTTAAAGTCGGTTTAATTGATGGTCTAGTTGATGACAAACATAGTGCATTTTTTAAATTAGCAAAGTTTAATAGAAAGAAGATTGTTGCAACAAACCACAATCAAGATACACTACATGCTAGTTCAGTTTTGAGTGTTATTAGTCAAAATTTTCATAGCGATAAGTCGTATGGAATAGCTGATCCAAAATACTTAGAAGTATATAATGCTGCAGTGCTATCTAATGGAATTTGTAAGCAAGCAGACCTCATAAGTGCAATCGAATGGTGTGTAGATAAACAAGTTGAAATTATTAATATCAGCATCGCTTTCAATACATTTTCGGGAGAAATTGAGAGCTTAATCGAAAAAGGTCGTAAACAAGGAATTATATTTGTGTTTTCAAATGGAAATTTTGACACAACTGAACGTCAAATAGAAAGTAAAGAAAATCTATTTTTTATAGGTGCAACAGATGATCATTTCAATAAATCTATGATGAATTCAAACAATAACGCTGATTTTTATTTTCCCGGAAGTAAGATCAAAGCAATCGTAAACGATCTTGGAGAGTATGCAAACGTAAAAGGGACAACCTATTCTACAGCAATCGCGACCGGAATCCTTGTTGATAAATTACAAAAATCAGCTGTGAAAGAAGAGATAAACTTTACAGATTTGAGTAAGTATCTCAAATCTGTTGAAGTTATCAATAAATAA
- a CDS encoding amidase has protein sequence MKDGLYYAKQFREKKLSVTEWINERDQQVKKLNPELNAFVDWDAETAKKQFETTQIADGPFSGLPIPLKMLGQDKAGMKSTLGSRLFKEHRAAATDNFVQGLERLGFIPFGKTNAPEFGFKNISDPTIYGPARNPWNLAYSPGGSSGGAAAAVASGLFPIAGASDGGGSIRIPASFSGLIGLKPTRGTMPVGPNSWRGWQGASIDFALTISMRDTETLFYHLRRTEKAAPYQAPKAEWSHQKASAKKRLKIAFLTESPVGTPVSSEAVKAVRKAVAFLEQQGHEVTEISYPVNGRQLIDSYYAMNGAETAAMFSGIQEAIQRPLTISDMELMTWGIYQYGRQLPASEYVQSLQLWDQAAYQMEQLFEEYDLFLTPTAADIAPKIDAELQSDQIRQDLAQAESLSVKQLQRLVYEMFEKSLTITPFTQLANLTGQPAISLPTHIADSGLPLGIQFMASKGREDLLFQVGELFEQEQQFLLPKFYRES, from the coding sequence ATGAAAGATGGTTTATACTACGCAAAACAATTCCGAGAAAAGAAGCTGAGTGTCACCGAATGGATCAATGAGCGGGATCAGCAAGTAAAGAAGCTTAATCCTGAGCTAAACGCTTTCGTCGACTGGGATGCTGAAACTGCCAAAAAGCAATTTGAAACGACTCAAATAGCTGATGGCCCTTTTTCTGGTCTACCAATTCCTTTGAAAATGTTAGGGCAAGACAAAGCGGGCATGAAATCGACTTTGGGATCTCGTTTATTCAAGGAGCATCGAGCAGCAGCAACGGATAATTTTGTTCAAGGGTTAGAACGTTTAGGTTTTATTCCGTTTGGAAAAACCAATGCACCTGAATTTGGATTTAAGAATATTTCTGATCCGACGATTTATGGTCCAGCGAGAAATCCGTGGAATTTGGCTTATTCTCCTGGCGGTTCTAGCGGTGGTGCGGCCGCTGCTGTGGCGAGCGGGTTGTTTCCAATTGCTGGAGCCAGTGATGGCGGTGGTTCGATTCGGATTCCTGCTTCGTTTAGTGGGTTGATCGGTTTAAAGCCGACAAGAGGCACGATGCCGGTCGGTCCCAATAGCTGGCGAGGCTGGCAAGGGGCTTCGATCGATTTTGCTTTGACTATTTCGATGAGAGATACGGAGACGCTTTTTTATCATTTACGAAGGACAGAAAAAGCAGCACCGTATCAAGCGCCAAAGGCAGAATGGTCTCACCAAAAGGCATCCGCTAAAAAACGTTTGAAAATTGCCTTTTTGACTGAATCACCGGTTGGGACGCCTGTTTCATCAGAAGCTGTCAAAGCAGTGCGTAAGGCGGTCGCTTTTTTAGAGCAGCAAGGGCATGAAGTGACCGAAATTTCGTATCCAGTCAATGGACGTCAATTGATCGACAGTTATTACGCAATGAATGGTGCAGAGACTGCGGCAATGTTTAGCGGTATTCAGGAAGCCATTCAACGTCCGTTAACGATTTCTGATATGGAGCTGATGACGTGGGGAATCTACCAATATGGACGACAATTACCTGCGAGCGAGTATGTTCAGTCACTGCAATTATGGGATCAGGCTGCCTATCAAATGGAGCAATTATTTGAAGAATATGATTTGTTTTTAACACCAACGGCAGCAGATATTGCACCAAAAATCGATGCAGAGCTGCAAAGTGATCAGATTCGCCAAGATTTAGCTCAGGCAGAATCTTTATCAGTAAAACAGTTACAGAGGTTGGTCTATGAGATGTTTGAAAAGAGTTTGACGATCACGCCTTTTACCCAGTTAGCAAATTTAACAGGACAGCCGGCGATCAGTTTACCTACCCATATCGCTGATTCTGGTTTACCGCTGGGGATTCAGTTTATGGCTTCAAAAGGCAGAGAGGATCTACTTTTCCAAGTAGGAGAACTTTTTGAGCAGGAACAGCAGTTTTTATTACCTAAATTTTATCGTGAATCATAG
- a CDS encoding N-6 DNA methylase — protein MNYVEELKKRFEGIIKNSEDMLQLAASVELVLYNQKENSDSILLKSLDSEFNLKEIFLSELETTRRSEKLIIDLIQKNLPFILSGFDNSMFREFLRMSNYILNTNESIFDYMMTNVNNEHRKSLYFTSPSLNQLILRILDIQSEDSVLNPTVGYGDIMMDILKRNKEQTIVVQETNQLVYELMQIRFYLNSVTNTEVFNGDILNECMYVENNEIRTFDKVISQPPFGISLSRGFENQDKYNRFPFGNIPRSNADWAYISNGIVSLNDQGKGVFIAPLGVCFRGGSEKKIREKILSLDLIESVIQLPAGVFYPETSIPIVVLIINKKKETNNQGKIQLINMSASELKKVDMRNQLMNETIDEIMTLLTTKNEEKTKSTILNVKDLSEANILPDKYLYKSEIYIEDLGKFSFNLDVFSNVETVKIKDIAKISRGLTTTVKDEHEAGDIKIIKISDIHDGKLNYDKLSSIYREKVTSEKYFVQKNDLIISNRGNTFKTTVIEKEVKDVIFSQNFVNIRLTNDGFSPRWIELFLDSPVGKGYLDVNAEGSAVRILSTNAISEMEIPKLPLEKQLQIIQHYQMKKEEIQSQITKLEKELVTLKLDTYESMGLKNTFEKLDS, from the coding sequence GTGAACTACGTTGAAGAATTGAAAAAAAGATTTGAAGGAATTATAAAAAATTCAGAAGATATGTTGCAGTTAGCAGCATCCGTTGAATTAGTCTTATACAATCAAAAAGAAAATTCAGATTCCATACTTTTAAAATCGTTAGATAGTGAGTTTAATTTGAAAGAAATATTTTTAAGTGAGTTAGAGACTACAAGACGAAGTGAGAAGTTAATAATTGACCTTATACAAAAAAACCTACCCTTTATTTTGTCTGGTTTTGATAATAGTATGTTTAGAGAATTTTTAAGGATGAGTAATTACATCTTAAATACGAATGAAAGCATTTTTGATTATATGATGACTAATGTTAATAATGAACATAGAAAGTCTTTATATTTTACTTCACCATCTCTGAATCAATTGATTTTAAGAATCTTAGATATACAATCTGAAGATTCGGTTTTAAATCCTACAGTGGGATATGGTGATATTATGATGGATATCCTTAAGAGAAATAAAGAGCAAACGATAGTTGTTCAAGAAACTAATCAGCTTGTTTATGAACTCATGCAAATACGTTTCTATCTCAATAGTGTAACTAATACAGAAGTTTTTAATGGAGATATTCTGAATGAATGTATGTATGTCGAAAATAATGAAATACGCACATTTGATAAGGTAATCTCTCAGCCGCCATTTGGAATAAGTTTATCTCGTGGTTTTGAGAATCAAGATAAATATAATCGTTTTCCATTTGGAAATATTCCACGTTCTAATGCAGATTGGGCATACATTAGTAATGGCATTGTATCATTAAATGATCAAGGAAAAGGTGTTTTTATAGCTCCGCTAGGGGTATGTTTTAGAGGCGGCTCCGAAAAGAAGATTAGAGAAAAAATTTTATCGTTAGATTTAATTGAATCGGTTATTCAATTACCAGCAGGGGTTTTTTATCCGGAGACATCAATTCCTATTGTCGTCTTAATAATCAACAAGAAGAAAGAGACTAATAATCAAGGAAAAATCCAATTGATCAATATGAGTGCTTCCGAATTAAAAAAAGTAGATATGAGAAATCAATTAATGAATGAAACAATCGATGAAATTATGACACTACTAACGACCAAGAATGAAGAAAAAACAAAATCAACAATTTTAAATGTCAAAGATCTCAGTGAAGCTAATATTTTACCTGATAAGTATTTATATAAATCAGAAATCTATATTGAGGATTTAGGTAAATTCTCATTTAATTTAGATGTGTTTAGTAATGTGGAAACAGTAAAAATCAAAGATATTGCCAAAATAAGCCGAGGCTTGACTACAACAGTTAAAGATGAACATGAAGCAGGAGACATCAAAATTATTAAAATTTCTGATATTCATGATGGAAAGCTAAATTATGATAAGTTGTCTTCTATCTATAGGGAAAAGGTAACAAGTGAAAAATATTTTGTTCAAAAAAATGATTTGATTATATCAAACCGAGGAAATACATTTAAAACTACTGTGATTGAAAAAGAAGTGAAAGACGTCATCTTCTCTCAAAATTTTGTTAATATTCGGCTGACAAATGATGGATTTTCTCCGAGATGGATCGAATTATTTTTAGATAGTCCAGTAGGAAAAGGATATCTTGATGTAAATGCTGAAGGTTCGGCCGTTCGAATACTATCAACAAATGCAATTAGCGAGATGGAAATTCCAAAACTTCCACTTGAAAAACAGTTACAAATCATTCAGCATTATCAAATGAAAAAAGAGGAAATACAAAGCCAAATCACAAAATTGGAAAAAGAGCTAGTGACATTGAAATTAGACACTTATGAAAGTATGGGATTAAAAAATACATTTGAAAAACTTGATAGTTAG
- a CDS encoding transporter substrate-binding domain-containing protein produces MKKIITSLSVIGLLFVLAACGGSKESSSGKDQSWEKAEEAKKLTVATSGTLFPSSYYNDQNELTGYDVDVIKEVAKRLDLKVEFKEYNVDGQITSVAKGESDLAANDFSLTGERKDKFRLSSPIKYSFDSMIVRKSDDSGIASLEDLEGKKAAGEPNTNYMKIAEKYGAKLVTYDNATNDQYLTDVANGRTDVILNDYYLQKMSVGALPDIPVKILEGVYFNANSTGFLMKKDSVALSEKINETLKEMASDGTLKKISETYFQTDVSVEPKEKVEESVSVE; encoded by the coding sequence ATGAAAAAGATTATTACTAGTTTAAGTGTGATAGGCTTATTGTTTGTTTTAGCAGCGTGTGGGGGATCGAAAGAATCATCTTCAGGTAAAGATCAAAGTTGGGAAAAGGCAGAAGAAGCGAAGAAACTGACCGTTGCGACATCTGGTACCTTGTTTCCTTCGTCTTACTACAACGATCAAAATGAATTGACTGGCTACGATGTGGATGTGATCAAGGAAGTGGCTAAACGGTTGGATTTGAAGGTTGAATTTAAAGAGTACAATGTGGATGGACAGATCACATCTGTGGCAAAAGGAGAGTCAGATCTGGCGGCAAATGATTTTAGCTTGACGGGAGAAAGAAAAGATAAGTTCAGGTTGTCTTCACCGATCAAATACTCTTTTGACAGCATGATCGTGCGGAAAAGTGATGATTCAGGTATCGCTTCTCTGGAAGATTTAGAAGGCAAAAAAGCAGCAGGTGAGCCAAATACAAATTATATGAAAATCGCAGAGAAATACGGAGCAAAACTAGTAACATATGATAATGCCACGAATGATCAATATTTGACAGATGTTGCCAATGGTCGGACAGATGTGATCTTGAATGATTATTACCTGCAAAAAATGTCTGTTGGGGCACTGCCGGATATTCCAGTGAAAATTTTAGAGGGTGTCTATTTTAACGCCAATTCAACCGGCTTTTTAATGAAAAAAGACAGTGTAGCGCTTAGTGAAAAGATCAATGAAACGCTGAAAGAAATGGCGAGTGATGGCACGTTGAAAAAAATCTCTGAAACGTATTTCCAAACGGATGTTTCAGTAGAACCAAAGGAAAAGGTTGAAGAAAGTGTTTCGGTGGAGTAA
- a CDS encoding type II toxin-antitoxin system PemK/MazF family toxin, with protein MVFSIHGYTPKRGDIVIINFDPSIGREIQKKRPGIVISSDEYNAVTGMIAVCPITSTTNVKSHFIELSADHQVNGHINPLQVKTFDFTAPERNVRFIERATLKELGETAQTVNMIFDFSSLMTE; from the coding sequence ATGGTTTTCAGTATTCATGGATACACGCCTAAGCGTGGAGATATCGTAATCATCAATTTTGATCCTAGTATTGGTCGGGAAATCCAAAAGAAACGACCAGGTATCGTCATTAGCAGCGACGAGTACAATGCCGTGACTGGAATGATTGCCGTTTGTCCGATAACGTCAACTACCAATGTGAAAAGTCATTTTATCGAGCTGAGCGCTGATCACCAAGTGAACGGACATATAAACCCTTTACAGGTTAAAACATTCGACTTTACTGCTCCGGAAAGAAATGTCCGCTTCATAGAAAGAGCAACGCTGAAAGAACTAGGAGAAACTGCTCAAACCGTTAATATGATATTCGATTTTTCTAGTTTAATGACTGAATAA
- a CDS encoding flavin reductase, whose protein sequence is MFKKVEKTSFYYGFPVVLMTTKDLETDRDNITPISSTWTLGKSIVLGIGLHNKGFLNLETGSEVTLNLADKTLWENIERIAQVTGSKQIPAYKKQAGYSYCADKFDLGNFTKLAGQEVQTVRIKECPIQIEATVATISLREEFAIVECTIKGIFIDEKILHDERYINVDLWHPLIYKFREYTTTTQGIGKNFRFQEFDSTI, encoded by the coding sequence ATGTTTAAAAAAGTAGAAAAAACAAGTTTTTATTATGGATTTCCAGTCGTGTTGATGACAACGAAAGATTTAGAGACTGATCGAGACAACATCACTCCGATCAGTTCTACTTGGACATTAGGCAAGTCAATTGTTCTAGGAATCGGTTTGCATAATAAGGGATTTTTGAATCTCGAAACAGGAAGTGAAGTGACGCTTAATCTTGCTGATAAAACCCTTTGGGAAAATATTGAACGAATTGCGCAAGTTACAGGAAGCAAACAGATTCCAGCGTATAAAAAGCAGGCAGGATACTCATATTGTGCAGATAAATTTGATTTAGGGAACTTCACTAAGCTAGCTGGTCAAGAGGTTCAAACAGTAAGGATCAAGGAATGTCCGATTCAAATAGAAGCAACGGTCGCAACTATTTCCCTCAGAGAAGAGTTTGCAATCGTAGAGTGTACGATAAAAGGGATTTTTATTGATGAAAAAATCTTGCATGATGAGCGATACATAAATGTTGATCTATGGCATCCGCTCATTTACAAATTTAGAGAATATACGACGACAACGCAAGGAATCGGGAAGAATTTTCGGTTCCAAGAATTTGATAGTACTATTTAG
- a CDS encoding type I restriction-modification system subunit M N-terminal domain-containing protein: protein MNELNRNLQTSNNVQKQANLIWNVADILRGLYKPHEYGKVILPMTVIKRLHDTLLPTRAKVLQTVEETKAMNDQMKDKFLQKASGYSF from the coding sequence ATGAATGAATTGAACCGCAATTTACAAACTTCAAATAATGTACAAAAACAAGCAAATTTAATCTGGAATGTGGCAGATATTTTAAGAGGACTATATAAACCTCATGAATATGGGAAAGTTATCTTACCAATGACAGTGATCAAAAGATTACACGACACATTGTTACCAACTAGAGCAAAGGTTCTTCAAACTGTAGAAGAAACAAAAGCAATGAACGATCAGATGAAAGATAAATTTTTACAAAAAGCTTCGGGTTATTCATTTTAG
- a CDS encoding restriction endonuclease: MNTNWKKLKQSKDGIPTYDSLIPYILKVLETGEETTTSTISKKAIQFLKIPDEIRNIKYPKYPNSDGVLINRFSFALSDLFKADAVVRPNRGIYQITDLGISLLNEYGDQLNKKILKKQPAYIKYMQEMNERNKLAGLNETDEPISEDDEINPRKRIDELATTLNNEVATELLSKIRNSDPYFFERLVVDLLVAMGYSGENGTAKVTSKSNDGGIDGVINQDPLGTSTVYIQAKRYRETNVVQRNDIQSFYGALAGVNADRGVFITTSKFSKGAMEFAKNQGIVLIDGIQLTDLMIDYQVGVETAKTYKIFKIDSDYFDFE; the protein is encoded by the coding sequence ATGAACACTAATTGGAAAAAACTAAAACAATCAAAAGATGGCATACCAACGTATGATTCTTTAATCCCCTACATTTTGAAAGTGCTTGAGACTGGAGAAGAAACGACCACGTCAACCATTAGCAAAAAAGCAATTCAATTTTTAAAGATTCCAGATGAAATTCGGAATATAAAATACCCTAAATATCCAAATAGTGATGGCGTGTTGATTAATCGTTTTAGTTTTGCTCTAAGTGATTTATTTAAAGCAGATGCCGTAGTTAGACCAAACAGAGGGATTTATCAAATTACTGATTTGGGAATATCTTTACTAAATGAATACGGTGATCAACTTAATAAAAAAATATTGAAAAAGCAACCAGCCTATATTAAGTATATGCAAGAAATGAATGAACGGAATAAACTGGCAGGATTAAATGAAACTGACGAACCAATATCAGAAGATGATGAAATCAATCCCCGAAAAAGGATTGATGAATTAGCGACAACCTTGAACAATGAAGTAGCCACTGAATTACTAAGCAAAATTAGAAATAGCGATCCCTATTTCTTTGAACGTTTAGTTGTGGATTTACTTGTGGCTATGGGATACAGTGGTGAAAATGGAACAGCTAAAGTAACGAGTAAATCGAATGACGGTGGAATTGATGGCGTTATTAATCAAGATCCGCTTGGAACAAGTACAGTTTATATTCAAGCAAAACGATACAGAGAAACAAATGTCGTTCAACGAAATGATATTCAATCATTTTATGGTGCATTAGCGGGTGTCAATGCTGACAGGGGAGTATTTATTACAACCTCTAAATTCTCAAAAGGTGCGATGGAATTTGCCAAAAATCAAGGTATTGTCTTAATTGATGGAATTCAACTAACTGATTTGATGATTGATTATCAAGTTGGCGTTGAAACGGCCAAAACGTATAAAATTTTCAAAATAGATAGCGACTATTTTGATTTTGAATAA
- a CDS encoding amino acid ABC transporter permease: MYIPMIDLRLMVDSIPFLLTGLPYTIGISVLTFLIGNLLGIILTMFGMLPSKIVKGFVRFYISFLRGVPGLVLLFLLYFGLPYQLNALTAACICFSLTSSAFIAEIYRGSIAGVDAGQWDAAYALGLPFGRVMRKIILPQAFRISIPALGNVAMDLLKGTSLAAMITIPDIFQKAKIVGGRTFDYMSMYILVAVMYWLLCIGIGWGQNRLEQHYEKRYIA, from the coding sequence ATGTATATTCCAATGATCGATCTTCGTTTAATGGTTGACTCCATACCATTTTTACTGACGGGATTACCTTATACCATTGGCATCAGCGTGTTGACTTTTTTGATTGGGAATTTGTTAGGTATCATACTGACGATGTTTGGTATGTTGCCGTCAAAAATCGTGAAAGGGTTTGTTCGTTTTTATATTTCCTTTTTGCGTGGTGTGCCAGGGTTGGTTTTACTTTTCCTTCTGTATTTTGGTTTGCCGTATCAGTTAAATGCATTGACTGCGGCGTGTATTTGCTTTAGTTTGACCAGCAGTGCCTTTATTGCTGAGATTTATCGCGGATCGATCGCGGGTGTAGATGCTGGACAATGGGATGCGGCGTATGCGTTAGGCTTACCTTTTGGACGAGTGATGCGTAAAATTATTTTACCGCAGGCGTTTCGAATCTCTATTCCAGCATTGGGCAATGTGGCGATGGATTTATTAAAAGGCACTTCGCTGGCGGCGATGATCACGATTCCGGATATTTTCCAAAAGGCTAAAATCGTCGGTGGTAGGACATTTGATTATATGTCGATGTATATTTTAGTGGCTGTGATGTATTGGTTACTGTGTATTGGGATCGGCTGGGGGCAAAATCGTTTGGAGCAGCATTATGAAAAACGTTATATAGCTTAG
- a CDS encoding helix-turn-helix transcriptional regulator, which translates to MKIGQLIKESRERKNMTQQQLADQFHVTRQTVSRWENEQSYPNLDTLVELSFFFEFSLDEILKGEGKAMEEK; encoded by the coding sequence ATGAAGATTGGACAATTGATCAAAGAAAGTAGAGAAAGGAAAAACATGACGCAACAACAATTAGCTGATCAGTTTCACGTAACAAGACAAACAGTGTCACGATGGGAGAATGAACAGTCGTATCCGAATTTGGATACATTGGTCGAATTAAGTTTCTTTTTTGAATTTTCATTGGATGAAATTTTGAAAGGAGAAGGGAAAGCAATGGAAGAAAAATAA
- the mazE gene encoding type II toxin-antitoxin system PemI/MazE family antitoxin, whose product MKTRKQGNAIVLTIPAKFGIEENIDYIAIKGDDDSITFIKKKANLFKTAFEDNRELEVGDGFPDDNPVGKEQL is encoded by the coding sequence ATGAAGACTAGAAAACAAGGGAACGCAATTGTCTTGACGATTCCAGCAAAATTCGGAATAGAAGAAAATATTGATTATATCGCTATTAAGGGTGATGATGACAGCATTACTTTCATTAAAAAGAAAGCCAACTTATTTAAGACGGCGTTTGAAGATAATCGAGAATTAGAGGTCGGCGATGGTTTTCCAGACGACAACCCTGTTGGAAAGGAACAACTTTAA